A region from the Curtobacterium sp. MCBA15_012 genome encodes:
- a CDS encoding MFS transporter: MSAAPATPSTTDTAPATNPRSRVVIASLVGTSIEFYDFYVYATAAVLVFPTLFFPNEDPTASQLSSFVTFALAFFARPVGSVLFGHFGDRIGRKATLVASLLVMGAATFLIGCLPTFGSVGVLAPVLLAVLRFAQGVGLGGEWSGAALLATENAPEGKRGVFGSMPQLGAPIGFLLANGLFIAINAAMPAGADGTPNADFQAWGWRIPFLLSAVLVLVGLYVRFKLVESPVFRDVQETGSVAKVPLGRVFRTSWKAVIVGTFGMVATYVLFYFMTTFTLNYGTNPAEPTPLVKLGLGYSRGEFLTLLMIGVVFFGICTPIAGWLADKYGRRRTLIPTTVGIALFGLTFQFWFAAATGPITVVTFLIVGLSLMGLTFGPMGALLPELFPTNVRYTGSALAYNIASIIGASLAPTIALKLWQPDGNIFLVGLYLTAAAVVTFVALLFVRETKHARLGDADVTAQDGATTGR; encoded by the coding sequence ATGTCCGCCGCACCGGCCACCCCGTCCACCACCGACACCGCTCCGGCGACGAACCCGCGCTCGCGGGTCGTCATCGCCAGCCTCGTCGGCACGTCGATCGAGTTCTACGACTTCTACGTCTACGCGACCGCCGCCGTCCTCGTCTTCCCGACGCTGTTCTTCCCGAACGAGGACCCGACGGCCTCGCAGCTGTCCTCGTTCGTCACGTTCGCGCTCGCGTTCTTCGCCCGGCCCGTCGGGTCGGTCCTGTTCGGGCACTTCGGTGACCGCATCGGCCGCAAGGCCACGCTCGTCGCGTCCCTGCTCGTGATGGGCGCCGCCACCTTCCTGATCGGCTGCCTGCCGACCTTCGGCAGCGTGGGGGTCCTGGCGCCCGTGCTGCTCGCCGTGCTCCGCTTCGCGCAGGGCGTCGGGCTCGGCGGTGAGTGGTCCGGCGCGGCCCTGCTCGCGACCGAGAACGCCCCCGAGGGCAAGCGCGGCGTGTTCGGCTCGATGCCGCAGCTCGGCGCGCCGATCGGCTTCCTGCTCGCCAACGGCCTGTTCATCGCGATCAACGCCGCGATGCCCGCCGGTGCCGACGGCACCCCGAACGCCGACTTCCAGGCGTGGGGCTGGCGCATCCCGTTCCTGCTCTCCGCCGTCCTCGTGCTCGTCGGCCTCTACGTGCGGTTCAAGCTCGTCGAGTCCCCGGTGTTCCGCGACGTGCAGGAGACCGGCTCGGTCGCCAAGGTCCCGCTCGGCCGGGTGTTCCGCACCTCGTGGAAGGCCGTCATCGTCGGCACCTTCGGCATGGTCGCGACGTACGTCCTCTTCTACTTCATGACCACGTTCACGCTCAACTACGGCACGAACCCCGCCGAGCCGACCCCGCTCGTGAAGCTCGGGCTCGGCTACAGCCGCGGCGAGTTCCTCACGCTGCTCATGATCGGCGTCGTGTTCTTCGGTATCTGCACGCCCATCGCGGGCTGGCTGGCCGACAAGTACGGCCGTCGCCGCACGCTCATCCCGACCACGGTCGGCATCGCCCTGTTCGGCCTGACGTTCCAGTTCTGGTTCGCCGCCGCCACCGGACCGATCACCGTCGTCACGTTCCTCATCGTCGGGCTGTCGCTCATGGGCCTGACCTTCGGCCCGATGGGTGCACTCCTGCCCGAGCTCTTCCCGACGAACGTCCGCTACACCGGCTCCGCGCTGGCGTACAACATCGCATCGATCATCGGCGCCTCGCTCGCACCCACGATCGCGCTGAAGCTGTGGCAGCCGGACGGGAACATCTTCCTGGTCGGGCTCTACCTGACGGCCGCCGCGGTGGTGACCTTCGTCGCCCTGCTCTTCGTGCGCGAGACGAAGCACGCGCGGCTCGGCGACGCCGACGTGACCGCGCAGGACGGCGCGACCACGGGTCGCTGA
- the trpS gene encoding tryptophan--tRNA ligase, with protein MTKTRIFSGIQPSAGSLHLGNYVGALMQWRDLQDDHDAIYCVVDMHAITSPQDPAELRASTRATAAQYIASGIDPAKSTLFVQSHVPAHAELAWVLNTLTGFGEASRMTQFKDKSARQGAEAASVGLFTYPILMAADILLYDTAVVPVGDDQRQHVELTRDLATRFNSRFGDTFVVPKAQIGTETARIYDLQDPTSKMSKSAASDNGLVRLLDDPKRTAKKIRSAVTDTEREIRADRQAKPGVTNLLAILSAFTRTPVAELEASFVGKGYGDLKGEVADAVVAELEPVRARTLELLDDPAELDRLLALGAERAESIAESTLARVYDRIGFVPRTRR; from the coding sequence ATGACCAAGACGCGCATCTTCTCCGGGATCCAGCCCTCTGCCGGGTCCCTCCACCTCGGCAACTACGTCGGGGCGCTCATGCAGTGGCGCGACCTGCAGGACGACCACGACGCCATCTACTGCGTGGTCGACATGCACGCGATCACCTCGCCGCAGGACCCGGCCGAGCTCCGCGCGAGCACCCGGGCGACGGCCGCGCAGTACATCGCCTCGGGCATCGACCCGGCGAAGTCGACGCTGTTCGTGCAGTCGCACGTCCCGGCGCACGCCGAGCTGGCCTGGGTGCTCAACACCCTCACGGGCTTCGGCGAGGCGAGCCGGATGACCCAGTTCAAGGACAAGTCCGCGCGCCAGGGCGCCGAGGCCGCCTCGGTGGGCCTGTTCACGTACCCGATCCTGATGGCCGCGGACATCCTGCTGTACGACACCGCCGTGGTGCCCGTGGGCGACGACCAGCGGCAGCACGTCGAGCTCACGCGCGACCTCGCGACCCGGTTCAACTCCCGGTTCGGCGACACCTTCGTCGTGCCGAAGGCGCAGATCGGGACCGAGACGGCCCGCATCTACGACCTGCAGGACCCGACCAGCAAGATGAGCAAGTCGGCCGCGTCCGACAACGGCCTCGTCCGGCTGCTCGACGACCCGAAGCGCACGGCCAAGAAGATCCGCTCGGCCGTCACCGACACCGAACGCGAGATCCGCGCCGACCGCCAGGCGAAGCCGGGTGTGACGAACCTGCTCGCGATCCTGTCGGCGTTCACCCGCACGCCGGTGGCCGAGCTCGAGGCGTCCTTCGTCGGCAAGGGCTACGGCGACCTGAAGGGCGAGGTCGCCGACGCGGTCGTCGCCGAGCTCGAGCCGGTGCGTGCACGCACCCTCGAACTCCTGGACGACCCGGCCGAGCTCGACCGGCTGCTCGCCCTCGGAGCCGAGCGTGCCGAGTCGATCGCCGAGTCGACGCTCGCGCGGGTGTACGACCGCATCGGCTTCGTGCCCCGCACCCGGCGCTGA
- the ribD gene encoding bifunctional diaminohydroxyphosphoribosylaminopyrimidine deaminase/5-amino-6-(5-phosphoribosylamino)uracil reductase RibD, translating to MRRALQLAALGPAVGDHARVGAVVLSPAGDVLAEGWHKGAGTPHAEVDAMAKVPAEQLRGATAVVTLEPCNHTGRTGPCAVALVEAGIGRVVYAVDDPGVQARGGADRLRAAGVEVVSGVLADEAEAFLERWLLSVRQGRPWVTVKWASSLDGRAAAADGTSKWITGTAARQHVHEQRAAHDAILVGTGTVLADDPSLTARGDGGELLADQPLPVVLGDRPVPADAAVRRHPRGLLVLPGHDLSAALHGLRDHGVHSVLVEGGPTIASALVAAGLVDEVLVYLAPVLLGGPRTALGDVGVGSIGERHQLDVTSTTSLGPDLLVRARPHRVRPRVEQPAVGQHGDGGARTDRSTP from the coding sequence ATGCGGCGTGCGCTCCAGCTCGCCGCGCTCGGGCCGGCGGTCGGCGACCACGCCCGGGTCGGTGCGGTGGTCCTCTCCCCCGCCGGTGACGTCCTCGCCGAGGGCTGGCACAAGGGCGCCGGGACCCCGCACGCCGAGGTCGACGCGATGGCGAAGGTGCCCGCCGAGCAGCTGCGCGGTGCGACCGCGGTCGTGACCCTCGAACCCTGCAACCACACCGGCCGCACCGGCCCGTGCGCCGTGGCCCTCGTCGAGGCCGGCATCGGCCGCGTCGTCTACGCCGTCGACGACCCCGGGGTGCAGGCCCGCGGTGGTGCCGACCGCCTCCGCGCCGCCGGCGTCGAGGTCGTGTCCGGGGTCCTCGCCGACGAGGCCGAGGCGTTCCTCGAGCGCTGGCTCCTGTCGGTGCGCCAGGGCCGGCCCTGGGTGACCGTGAAGTGGGCGTCGAGCCTGGACGGCCGCGCTGCCGCCGCCGACGGTACGAGCAAGTGGATCACCGGGACCGCCGCACGGCAGCACGTGCACGAGCAGCGGGCCGCCCACGACGCCATCCTCGTCGGCACGGGCACGGTCCTCGCCGACGACCCGAGCCTCACCGCGCGCGGCGACGGCGGCGAACTGCTCGCCGACCAGCCGCTCCCCGTCGTGCTCGGCGACCGCCCGGTCCCCGCCGACGCCGCCGTCCGCCGCCACCCGCGCGGACTGCTCGTCCTGCCGGGCCACGACCTGTCCGCGGCGCTGCACGGCCTGCGGGACCACGGCGTCCACTCCGTCCTCGTCGAGGGCGGCCCGACCATCGCGTCCGCCCTCGTCGCCGCGGGCCTCGTCGACGAGGTCCTCGTGTACCTCGCGCCCGTGCTGCTCGGCGGTCCCCGCACCGCCCTCGGCGACGTCGGCGTGGGAAGCATCGGCGAGCGCCACCAGTTGGACGTGACATCGACCACCAGCCTCGGCCCCGACCTGCTGGTCCGTGCCCGACCGCACCGCGTTCGACCCCGTGTCGAGCAGCCCGCGGTCGGACAGCACGGTGACGGCGGGGCCCGTACCGACCGGAGCACCCCATGA
- a CDS encoding ABC transporter ATP-binding protein, giving the protein MSLPFTRRKQSDGPRASFGRLLTYLFENKPAMVVIIVLSVLGAGASLAQPLLVNQVVTAVQHGHTLSVLVWALVALVLVSGLLNGVQHFLLQRAGEGVVLATRRKLIARILNLPISEFDTRRTGDLVSRVGSDTTLLRAVLTQGLIESIGGALTFVGAIIAMAVIDPLLLGITVVIVLVAIVVVGGLSRRIRIASKRAQEKVGDLTAAVERGIGAVRTIRAAGATAREVAEVDGHATEAYRRGLDIAKMSAFVVPVASIVMQVAFIAVLGVGGAQVAAGQITIATLITFILLLFMMVMPLGQALGAAVAVAQALGALGRIEEILHLPTEDQDDAAVRTAPAIETDDAIAFEHVTFRYARTADASGADGAAGAGGGSEAAGGAGGTARPGGAVPVTDAGADDDVVLDDVSFRVPRGARVALVGPSGAGKSTTLALIERFYDPTSGVIRLGGVDVRGLDRAELRAQIGYVEQDAPVLAGTIRANLLLGSPDASEQECVRVLEAVNLGDVLHRDPRGLDAQVGEDGVMLSGGERQRLAIARALLAAPPILLLDESTSSLDGVNEQKMRLAIDAVATDRTLLVIAHRLSTVVDSDVIVVLEHGRVVGTGTHSELVQSTPLYRDLAKHQLLV; this is encoded by the coding sequence ATGAGCCTCCCCTTCACACGCCGGAAGCAGTCCGACGGGCCCCGTGCCAGCTTCGGCCGTCTGCTGACCTACCTGTTCGAGAACAAGCCCGCGATGGTCGTCATCATCGTGCTGAGCGTCCTCGGCGCCGGGGCGTCCCTCGCGCAGCCGCTGCTCGTGAACCAGGTCGTCACCGCGGTGCAGCACGGGCACACGCTCTCGGTGCTCGTCTGGGCGCTCGTGGCCCTGGTGCTCGTGTCCGGACTGCTCAACGGCGTCCAGCACTTCCTGCTCCAGCGCGCGGGCGAGGGCGTCGTGCTCGCGACGCGCCGCAAGCTCATCGCGCGCATCCTCAACCTGCCGATCTCGGAGTTCGACACCCGACGCACCGGCGACCTCGTGTCCCGCGTCGGCAGCGACACCACGCTGCTGCGGGCCGTGCTCACCCAGGGCCTGATCGAGTCGATCGGCGGAGCGCTCACCTTCGTCGGCGCGATCATCGCGATGGCGGTCATCGACCCGCTGCTGCTCGGCATCACCGTCGTCATCGTGCTCGTCGCGATCGTCGTCGTCGGCGGCCTCAGCCGGCGCATCCGGATCGCCTCGAAGCGCGCGCAGGAGAAGGTCGGCGACCTCACCGCCGCGGTCGAGCGCGGCATCGGCGCCGTCCGGACCATCCGTGCCGCGGGTGCCACCGCGCGCGAGGTCGCCGAGGTCGACGGCCACGCCACCGAGGCCTACCGCCGCGGGCTCGACATCGCGAAGATGTCGGCCTTCGTCGTCCCGGTCGCGAGCATCGTCATGCAGGTCGCGTTCATCGCCGTCCTCGGGGTCGGCGGCGCGCAGGTCGCCGCCGGGCAGATCACCATCGCGACGCTCATCACGTTCATCCTGCTGCTGTTCATGATGGTGATGCCGCTCGGACAGGCGCTCGGCGCGGCCGTCGCCGTCGCGCAGGCGCTCGGGGCGCTCGGCCGGATCGAGGAGATCCTGCACCTGCCGACCGAGGACCAGGACGACGCCGCGGTCCGCACCGCACCGGCGATCGAGACCGACGACGCGATCGCCTTCGAGCACGTCACCTTCCGGTACGCGCGGACGGCGGACGCGTCGGGTGCGGACGGTGCAGCCGGTGCGGGTGGCGGATCCGAGGCCGCCGGCGGTGCCGGCGGGACGGCCCGGCCTGGAGGCGCGGTGCCGGTCACCGACGCCGGCGCCGACGACGACGTGGTGCTGGACGACGTCTCCTTCCGGGTGCCCCGCGGCGCCCGGGTCGCGCTCGTGGGTCCCTCGGGTGCCGGCAAGTCGACCACCCTGGCGCTCATCGAGCGCTTCTACGACCCGACCTCGGGGGTGATCCGGCTCGGAGGCGTTGACGTCCGCGGGCTCGACCGCGCGGAGCTGCGCGCCCAGATCGGCTACGTCGAGCAGGACGCCCCGGTGCTCGCGGGCACGATCCGGGCGAACCTGCTGCTCGGCTCCCCCGACGCCTCGGAGCAGGAGTGCGTGCGCGTCCTCGAGGCGGTGAACCTCGGCGACGTCCTGCACCGCGACCCGCGGGGCCTCGACGCACAGGTCGGCGAGGACGGCGTGATGCTGTCCGGTGGCGAACGCCAGCGGCTCGCGATCGCCCGGGCGCTCCTCGCCGCTCCCCCGATCCTGCTGCTCGACGAGTCGACGTCCTCGCTCGACGGCGTGAACGAGCAGAAGATGCGGCTCGCGATCGACGCCGTGGCCACCGACCGCACGCTGCTCGTGATCGCGCACCGGCTGTCCACGGTCGTCGACTCGGACGTCATCGTCGTGCTCGAGCACGGCCGGGTCGTCGGGACCGGGACGCACTCCGAGCTCGTGCAGTCCACGCCGCTCTACCGCGACCTGGCGAAGCACCAGCTCCTGGTCTGA
- a CDS encoding HPr family phosphocarrier protein — protein sequence MSEATRTVTVASASGLHARPASLFVQTVTASGHQVTIAKGDKSGNAGSILALLGLGIENGDEVVLTVTGDDAEATADSLVEFLQTDHDAA from the coding sequence ATGTCCGAAGCCACCCGTACCGTCACCGTCGCGAGCGCCTCCGGCCTGCACGCCCGCCCGGCCTCCCTCTTCGTCCAGACCGTCACCGCGTCCGGCCACCAGGTGACGATCGCCAAGGGCGACAAGTCCGGCAACGCCGGCAGCATCCTCGCCCTGCTCGGCCTGGGCATCGAGAACGGCGACGAGGTCGTCCTCACGGTGACCGGCGACGACGCCGAGGCGACCGCGGACAGCCTGGTCGAGTTCCTGCAGACGGACCACGACGCCGCCTGA
- a CDS encoding exodeoxyribonuclease III codes for MTRLRLASVNVNGVRAAFRKGMGDWLATRDVDVLALQEVRASTDDLTGLLGDEWDVVHDPATAKGRAGVAIASRKRAHLHRVELGPAEFDSAGRWIEADYEVGDSTVTVVSAYVHSGEVGTEKQDEKWKFLDAMTERLPALRAHNPLAVVVGDLNVGHDERDIKNWKGNVKRAGFLPRERAYFSRFFGAEGEAVEGADGSTGPGLGWVDVGRAQAGDVPGPYTWWSWRGQAFDNDSGWRIDYQVATPELAEKVRTYTVDRADAYDQRWSDHAPVVVDYEL; via the coding sequence ATGACACGCCTGCGCCTCGCATCCGTCAACGTGAACGGCGTCCGCGCCGCGTTCCGGAAGGGCATGGGCGACTGGCTCGCCACCCGTGACGTCGACGTGCTCGCCCTGCAGGAGGTCCGCGCCTCGACCGACGACCTGACCGGACTGCTCGGCGACGAGTGGGACGTCGTGCACGACCCGGCGACGGCGAAGGGCCGCGCCGGCGTCGCGATCGCCTCCCGCAAGCGCGCGCACCTGCACCGGGTCGAGCTCGGTCCCGCCGAGTTCGACTCCGCCGGACGCTGGATCGAAGCCGACTACGAGGTCGGCGACAGCACCGTCACGGTCGTTTCGGCGTACGTGCACTCGGGCGAGGTCGGCACCGAGAAGCAGGACGAGAAGTGGAAGTTCCTCGACGCGATGACGGAGCGGCTGCCCGCCCTCCGCGCGCACAACCCGCTCGCGGTCGTCGTCGGTGACCTCAACGTCGGCCACGACGAGCGCGACATCAAGAACTGGAAGGGCAACGTCAAGCGCGCCGGGTTCCTCCCCCGCGAGCGTGCCTACTTCTCGCGGTTCTTCGGGGCCGAGGGCGAAGCGGTCGAGGGCGCCGACGGCTCCACCGGCCCGGGCCTCGGCTGGGTCGACGTCGGACGCGCACAGGCCGGCGACGTCCCCGGCCCCTACACGTGGTGGTCGTGGCGCGGACAGGCCTTCGACAACGACTCCGGCTGGCGCATCGACTACCAGGTCGCCACCCCCGAGCTCGCCGAGAAGGTCCGCACCTACACGGTCGACCGGGCCGACGCGTACGACCAGCGATGGTCCGACCACGCCCCCGTGGTCGTCGACTACGAGCTCTGA
- a CDS encoding GNAT family N-acetyltransferase — protein MLPVTLSSARVRLDVPTRADTAAITAGCQDPDVVRWTTVPTPYTEHHARSFVDALVGPGWASDQEYTWAIRRTGSTWLEGVVSYRTSYRGLGFWLAPSARGAGLVHEAVELVVAWAFSQGAPDVYWECWEGNTGSARVARRAGFSYTGTAPARVPDRDGDPTTAWTGLRRADGAPASDRPWPAAVVGRPGDVR, from the coding sequence GTGCTGCCCGTCACGCTGTCGTCGGCCCGGGTGCGCCTCGACGTGCCCACCCGGGCCGACACCGCGGCGATCACGGCGGGCTGCCAGGACCCCGACGTCGTCCGCTGGACCACGGTGCCGACGCCGTACACGGAGCACCACGCGCGGTCCTTCGTCGACGCCCTGGTCGGCCCCGGGTGGGCGTCCGACCAGGAGTACACGTGGGCGATCCGCCGCACCGGGTCGACCTGGCTCGAGGGGGTCGTCAGCTACCGCACGTCGTACCGGGGTCTCGGCTTCTGGCTGGCCCCGTCCGCGCGCGGTGCCGGACTGGTGCACGAGGCGGTCGAGCTCGTGGTCGCGTGGGCGTTCTCCCAGGGAGCACCCGACGTGTACTGGGAGTGCTGGGAGGGCAACACCGGCTCCGCCCGGGTCGCCCGCCGCGCCGGGTTCTCGTACACCGGGACCGCGCCGGCCCGCGTCCCCGACCGCGACGGCGACCCGACGACCGCCTGGACCGGGCTCCGTCGTGCCGACGGCGCACCGGCCTCCGACCGTCCGTGGCCCGCAGCGGTGGTCGGACGCCCCGGCGACGTTCGCTGA
- the ptsP gene encoding phosphoenolpyruvate--protein phosphotransferase, whose translation MTELLGTGVGRGVAHGPVLRMADPLGEPSTAPLEGSAADAKQAVHDALAVVADDLNKRGALAGGDAQAVLEAQALMAQDPTLLDDVHARIDGGTNPERAVFEAFGQFRDLLVGMGGYMGERAADLDDVAQRIVAKLRGVPAPGVPESDTPFVLVARDLAPADTALLDLDKVLALVTRDGGPTSHTAILARAKGITAIVGVTGADALADGTHVVVDAAAGTVVTDPSDALVADVDQRIADRLAAAAAPLTAGALADGHTVPLLANLGSPADAAGAVALGAEGVGLFRTEFLFLDAPTAPTVAQQTESYRQLLEAFPGKKVVVRALDAGADKPLPFLTDKDEENPALGRRGLRALRNHEEVLRDQLTALAQADAQTEADLWVMAPMVADAEETEYFVDLARELGIRTAGVMAEVPSLALMAEQVFTSADFVSIGTNDLTQYTMAADRMLGTVASYQDPWHPAVLRLVAQLGQAGRDAGKPVGICGEAAADPLLAVVLVGLGATTLSMTPAALADVRAELGKHTLDQAREMATAALAASTAAAAKTAAAAAHAA comes from the coding sequence ATGACCGAACTGCTCGGCACCGGCGTCGGCCGTGGCGTCGCCCACGGCCCCGTGCTCCGCATGGCGGACCCGCTCGGCGAACCGTCGACGGCACCGCTCGAGGGTTCGGCCGCGGATGCGAAGCAGGCGGTCCACGACGCACTCGCCGTCGTCGCGGACGACCTCAACAAGCGCGGGGCGCTCGCCGGTGGCGACGCCCAGGCCGTGCTCGAGGCGCAGGCGCTCATGGCGCAGGACCCGACCCTCCTCGACGACGTGCACGCCCGCATCGACGGTGGCACCAACCCCGAGCGTGCGGTGTTCGAGGCCTTCGGTCAGTTCCGCGACCTGCTCGTCGGCATGGGCGGCTACATGGGGGAGCGCGCGGCCGACCTCGACGACGTCGCCCAGCGCATCGTCGCCAAGCTCCGCGGCGTCCCGGCCCCCGGCGTCCCCGAGTCCGACACCCCCTTCGTGCTCGTCGCCCGCGACCTCGCACCGGCCGACACCGCCCTGCTCGACCTCGACAAGGTGCTCGCGCTCGTCACGCGCGACGGCGGCCCGACCTCGCACACGGCGATCCTCGCCCGGGCGAAGGGCATCACGGCCATCGTCGGCGTCACCGGCGCGGACGCCCTCGCCGACGGCACGCACGTGGTCGTCGACGCCGCGGCCGGCACCGTCGTCACCGACCCGTCGGACGCGCTCGTCGCCGACGTCGACCAGCGCATCGCCGACCGCCTGGCCGCCGCGGCCGCACCGCTCACCGCCGGTGCCCTCGCCGACGGCCACACCGTCCCCCTCCTCGCGAACCTCGGCAGCCCCGCCGACGCCGCGGGAGCCGTCGCTCTCGGTGCGGAGGGCGTGGGGCTCTTCCGCACCGAGTTCCTCTTCCTCGACGCGCCGACCGCCCCGACCGTCGCGCAGCAGACCGAGTCGTACCGACAGCTGCTCGAGGCGTTCCCCGGCAAGAAGGTCGTCGTGCGCGCGCTCGACGCCGGCGCCGACAAGCCCCTGCCGTTCCTCACCGACAAGGACGAGGAGAACCCGGCACTCGGCCGTCGCGGGCTGCGGGCCCTCCGCAACCACGAGGAGGTGCTGCGGGACCAGCTCACCGCCCTCGCGCAGGCCGACGCCCAGACCGAGGCCGACCTCTGGGTGATGGCCCCCATGGTCGCCGACGCCGAGGAGACCGAGTACTTCGTCGACCTGGCCCGTGAGCTCGGCATCCGCACCGCGGGTGTCATGGCCGAGGTGCCCTCGCTCGCGCTCATGGCCGAGCAGGTCTTCACGTCCGCCGACTTCGTGTCCATCGGCACGAACGACCTGACCCAGTACACGATGGCCGCCGACCGCATGCTCGGCACCGTCGCGAGCTACCAGGACCCGTGGCACCCGGCCGTCCTGCGCCTCGTCGCGCAGCTCGGCCAGGCCGGCCGCGACGCCGGCAAGCCCGTGGGCATCTGCGGCGAGGCCGCGGCCGACCCCCTGCTCGCCGTCGTCCTCGTCGGCCTCGGCGCCACCACCCTCTCCATGACCCCCGCGGCCCTGGCCGACGTGCGCGCCGAGCTCGGCAAGCACACGCTCGACCAGGCCCGCGAGATGGCGACGGCGGCACTCGCCGCGAGCACCGCGGCGGCGGCCAAGACCGCCGCGGCTGCCGCGCACGCCGCCTAG
- a CDS encoding DeoR/GlpR family DNA-binding transcription regulator produces the protein MYAPERHQRIVEQARAHGRVDVKDLAELLAVTPETIRRDLTSLERRGLVRRAHGGAIPVERITLHPGVGDRGGINQAEKMVIAEAALEELPENGSVMIDAGTSTICLAEMLPTDRGLTVVTHSLPVAMAVANRAGIDLHLLGGNIRSDSLAGVGTWTHQLIGMVSVDVAFISINGITPERGLTTHNVAEAAVKSAMIKAARRSILLADHTKFGREEFGRVAPLAAIDTIITDPAVNADLVREVEAAGTEVLWPGRD, from the coding sequence ATGTACGCACCAGAGCGCCACCAGCGCATCGTCGAGCAGGCACGCGCGCACGGCCGGGTCGACGTGAAGGACCTGGCCGAACTGCTCGCCGTCACCCCGGAGACGATCCGGCGCGACCTCACGAGCCTCGAGCGCCGCGGACTGGTCCGTCGGGCGCACGGCGGGGCGATCCCGGTCGAGCGCATCACGCTGCACCCCGGCGTCGGCGACCGCGGCGGCATCAACCAGGCCGAGAAGATGGTCATCGCCGAGGCCGCGCTCGAGGAGCTGCCCGAGAACGGGTCGGTGATGATCGACGCCGGCACGTCGACGATCTGCCTCGCCGAGATGCTGCCCACCGACCGCGGCCTCACGGTCGTCACGCACTCGTTGCCCGTCGCGATGGCGGTCGCGAACCGGGCCGGCATCGACCTGCACCTGCTCGGCGGGAACATCCGCAGCGACTCGCTCGCCGGAGTCGGCACCTGGACGCACCAGCTCATCGGCATGGTGAGCGTCGACGTCGCCTTCATCAGCATCAACGGCATCACGCCCGAGCGCGGCCTGACCACGCACAACGTCGCCGAGGCCGCCGTGAAGAGCGCGATGATCAAGGCCGCCCGTCGGAGCATCCTGCTCGCCGACCACACGAAGTTCGGTCGCGAGGAGTTCGGCCGTGTCGCACCGCTCGCCGCGATCGACACGATCATCACCGACCCCGCGGTCAACGCCGACCTCGTGCGCGAGGTCGAGGCCGCCGGCACCGAGGTCCTCTGGCCCGGCCGCGACTGA